The following nucleotide sequence is from Kiritimatiella glycovorans.
CTCCGCGAACATCTGTGAATCGCTGGGGCTGCGGAGCTACGAAAGGGTGACCGCATGATCTCGACGCGCACAGAAAAGCTCACCCCGCTCTACGACTGCCATGTCGAAGCGGACGCGCGCATGACGCCGTTCGGCGGCTATCTGCTGCCGGTCACCTACGAAGGCATCCTGGCCGAGCACCGCGCGGCGCGCGAAGGCGCCGCACTGTTCGATACGAGCCATATGGGCGAGATCATGATCGAAGGCCCCGCGGCGATCGCGGATCTGGAGCGCCTGCTGAGCTGCCGCATCTCGTCGCTCAAGCCGGGCCGCTGCCGGTACGGGCTGATGTGCCGCCCCGACGGCGGCGTGCTCGACGACCTGATCGTGTACCGGTTCGGCAACGAAGCGTTCATGCTGGTCGTCAATGCCGGAACCCGCGTGCGCGACCTCGAATGGATCCGCGGCCACACCGCGGCGGAGACGCAGGTGAAGGACCGCTCCGACTCCACCGCGAAGATCGACCTGCAGGGACCGGACGCGCCGCGCATCGCCTGCGCGCTGCTCGATCCCGCACCGAACTCGCTCAGTTTTTTCTCCTTCACCCGCACGCATTTCCGGGAACATGAACTGCTCGTCAGCCGGACGGGGTACACCGGGGAGGTCGGTTTCGAATTTTATATCGACTCCGAAGCGGCCCCCCGGCTCTGGAACGCCTGCCTCCGGCAGGGCGCCGAACCCTCGGGGCTCGGAGCGCGCGATACACTGCGCCTCGAAGCCGGACTGCCGCTCTACGGCCACGAACTCACGGAAGAACGCAACGCCGGGGAGAGCGGATTCCATTTCGCGATCGACGACTCGAAAGCGTTCATCGGCGCGGACGCCATCCGGAAGCGCACCCCCTCCCGCGTCCTCTGCGGCCTCGAACTCGACGGCCGCCGCGCGGCGCGCGAAGGGTCCGCCGTGCTCGACACACGCGGAGCACAGGTCGGGACCGTGACCAGCGGCTCGTTCGCCCCTTCCGTCGGAAACGCGGTCGCCCTGGCCTACATCGACCGTCGCGCCGCGGACGGGCACTCGGCATTCAAGCTGGACGCCGGGCGGAAGACAATCGCTGCCGAGCGGTGCGACACGCCGTTCTACCGCGGCGGCACCGCTCGCCAGCCCCTGCAGCGGTTCCTCGAAACGGCACCGGCCTGAGCGCGGGGGAATCACCCGTTCCGTCGGACACCAACCCGTAAGGAGATCCCTATGGCACCCGAAGACAGAAAGTACACGAAGAGTCACGAGTGGGTCCGGACCGAAGACGGCCTCGCGCGCGTCGGCATCACCGATCACGCCCAGCAGGCGCTCGGGGATGTAACGTTCGTCGAACTCCCGGAACCCGGAACATCCGTAAGCGCGGGGGACGAGTGCGGCGAGATCGAATCCGTCAAGGCCGCCGGCGAACTCTACGCCCCGGTCTCCGGCACCGTGGGCGAGGTGAACCAGGCCCTGGAGGACGCCCCCGAAAAACTCAATGAGTCCCCGTTCGAGGAAGGATGGATCTTCACGCTCACGGATTTTGATGCCGGCTCCGCGGAGCTGATGAACGCCGGGGAATACGCGGCCTACGTCGAGTCACTCTGAGCGGATTGTATCTATGAATTATATACCTCATACCGACGATGATCGCGCGGCGATGCTGGAGGCCTGCGGGCTTGAGTCCGCGGACGCCCTGTTCGCGGCGATCCCCGAATCGCTCCGTCCGGCCTCGTGGAACCTTCCCGAGGGAAAATCCGAGCAGGAGATCGCCGGGGCGTTCGCCGGGCTGGCGGCCGCCGGCGAACAAACCCCGCCCTCGTTCATGGGCGCGGGATATTACGATCACTACATCCCGGCCGCGGTGGACGAGCTGTCCTCCCGCAGCGAATTCCTCACCGCGTACACCCCGTATCAGCCCGAACTCTCGCAGGGTACGCTGCAGGCGATCTACGAATACCAGACGCATATCTGCCGGCTCACCGGCATGGACGCGGCCAATGCCTCGCTCTACGACGGCGGGACGGCGCTCTTCGAGGCCTGCCGGATCGCTCTCCGCAAGGGGAAACGCAACCGGATCGTGGTCGACGGCGGCGTTCACCCGCAGCATGTGCGGATGGTCCGCACGCACGCCGAACGGCTCGGAGTGGAATGGGACGTCCTGCCGGCGCATCCCGGTCCGGCCGACCGCGAGGCCCTGATGGCGCGCGTGGACGGCGACACCGCGGCGGTCGTGGTGCAGAACCCGAATTTCTACGGGGCGATCGACGATCATTCCGACATCGCGGCCCGGTGCCGGGAACACAAAGTCCTGCTCATCCAGTCGGTCAACCCCCATGCGCTCACCCTCCTCAAGACCCCGGGCGAAACCGGGGCCGACATCGCCGTCGGGGAAGGTCAGGGCCTCGGCAATCCGCTGTCGTTCGGAGGCCCGTCCCTGGGCTTCATGGCCGCGCGCCAAAAGCTCGTGCGCCACATGCCGGGCAGGCTCGCGGGGCGCACGACCGACCGAGACGGGCGCGACTGCTTCGTCCTCACGCTTCAGGCCCGCGAACAGCACATCCGCCGCCGGAAGGCGACGTCGAACATCTGCACCAACCAGGCGCACTGTGCGCTGCGGGCGCACCTCTATCTCAGCCTCCTGGGCCGGGAAGGACTGAAACAGACCGCCCTGCTCTGCCACCGGCGCGCGCGGTATGCGCACCGCCGGCTGACGGCGATCGACGGCATCGAAACCGTCACGCCGGAACCCTTCTTCCACGAATTCGCGATCGGGCTTCCCCGCGACGCCGGGGAGGCGGTCGAAGCCCTGGCCGCCCGCGGAGTCATCGCCGGCGTTCCGCTGAAGCTCTACGACCCGGAACATCCCCGCCGGCTGCTCGTCGCCGTCACCGAAAAGCGGTCGAAGCAGGACATCGATCTGCTGGCCGCCCACCTGGAGGACCTGCTGTGAACCTGATCTTCGACAAATGCCGGCGCGGCGCGCGCGGCGTGAACCCGCCCCCGTGCGACGTCCCCGACGAGCCCGCCATTCCGGACAGCCTGAGACGGGCGGAGGACGCGCATCTCTGCGAACTCTCCGAGCCCGAAATCGCGCGCCACTTTCACGAGCTGTCCACCCGTAATTTCGGTGTCGACAGCGGCTTCTACCCGCTGGGCTCGTGCACGATGAAATACAACGCCAAGGTGCTCGAAGCGATCGCCCGCCGGCCCGGATTCGCCGGACTCCACCCGCT
It contains:
- the gcvH gene encoding glycine cleavage system protein GcvH, with the translated sequence MAPEDRKYTKSHEWVRTEDGLARVGITDHAQQALGDVTFVELPEPGTSVSAGDECGEIESVKAAGELYAPVSGTVGEVNQALEDAPEKLNESPFEEGWIFTLTDFDAGSAELMNAGEYAAYVESL
- the gcvPA gene encoding aminomethyl-transferring glycine dehydrogenase subunit GcvPA, encoding MNYIPHTDDDRAAMLEACGLESADALFAAIPESLRPASWNLPEGKSEQEIAGAFAGLAAAGEQTPPSFMGAGYYDHYIPAAVDELSSRSEFLTAYTPYQPELSQGTLQAIYEYQTHICRLTGMDAANASLYDGGTALFEACRIALRKGKRNRIVVDGGVHPQHVRMVRTHAERLGVEWDVLPAHPGPADREALMARVDGDTAAVVVQNPNFYGAIDDHSDIAARCREHKVLLIQSVNPHALTLLKTPGETGADIAVGEGQGLGNPLSFGGPSLGFMAARQKLVRHMPGRLAGRTTDRDGRDCFVLTLQAREQHIRRRKATSNICTNQAHCALRAHLYLSLLGREGLKQTALLCHRRARYAHRRLTAIDGIETVTPEPFFHEFAIGLPRDAGEAVEALAARGVIAGVPLKLYDPEHPRRLLVAVTEKRSKQDIDLLAAHLEDLL
- the gcvT gene encoding glycine cleavage system aminomethyltransferase GcvT, whose product is MISTRTEKLTPLYDCHVEADARMTPFGGYLLPVTYEGILAEHRAAREGAALFDTSHMGEIMIEGPAAIADLERLLSCRISSLKPGRCRYGLMCRPDGGVLDDLIVYRFGNEAFMLVVNAGTRVRDLEWIRGHTAAETQVKDRSDSTAKIDLQGPDAPRIACALLDPAPNSLSFFSFTRTHFREHELLVSRTGYTGEVGFEFYIDSEAAPRLWNACLRQGAEPSGLGARDTLRLEAGLPLYGHELTEERNAGESGFHFAIDDSKAFIGADAIRKRTPSRVLCGLELDGRRAAREGSAVLDTRGAQVGTVTSGSFAPSVGNAVALAYIDRRAADGHSAFKLDAGRKTIAAERCDTPFYRGGTARQPLQRFLETAPA